A region from the Lentimicrobiaceae bacterium genome encodes:
- a CDS encoding glycine--tRNA ligase, producing the protein MLPNEDTFRKIISHCKEYGFVFQSSEIYDGLSAVYDYGQNGVELKNNIKKYWWDSMVLLNENVVGIDAAIFMHPTTWKASGHVDAFNDPMIDNKDSKKRYRADVLIEDLIDKINDKIDKEVVKAAKRFGDSFDEKMFRQTNQRVIDNQNKIDEINSRMVKALEENDLDELKQIIVDYEIVCPVSGSRNWTDVRQFNLMFSTDMGSTAEGTTKVYLRPETAQGIFVNYLNVQKTGRMRIPFGIAQIGKAFRNEIVARQFIFRMREFEQMEMQFFVRPGEEMKWFEYWKEFRMRWHKALGFGDENYRYHDHEKLAHYANAATDIEYRMPFGFKEVEGIHSRTDFDLASHEKYSGKNIKYFDSEINQSYVPYVVETSIGLDRTFLAIMSAAYTEEEVDGEMRVVLKIPPALAPNKVAVLPLVRKDGLPEIAEKVVNLLKFDFKTDYDEKDSIGKRYRRQDAIGTPYCVTIDHQTIDDNKVTIRDRDTMQQERVSIDELPEIIDKKVSMKNLFRQIVM; encoded by the coding sequence TGTATTTCAGTCGAGCGAAATATATGATGGTTTAAGTGCCGTGTACGACTACGGACAAAACGGTGTTGAGCTGAAAAACAACATAAAAAAATATTGGTGGGACAGCATGGTGCTGCTAAACGAAAACGTTGTAGGTATTGATGCTGCAATATTTATGCATCCAACTACATGGAAGGCGTCGGGACACGTCGATGCTTTTAACGACCCGATGATTGACAACAAAGACAGCAAGAAAAGATACCGTGCCGATGTTTTGATAGAAGACCTTATCGATAAAATTAACGATAAAATCGATAAAGAAGTAGTAAAAGCTGCCAAACGTTTTGGCGACAGCTTCGACGAAAAAATGTTCAGGCAAACCAATCAGCGAGTTATTGATAATCAGAATAAGATAGATGAGATTAACAGCCGTATGGTTAAAGCTCTTGAAGAGAATGACCTTGACGAGTTGAAGCAAATAATCGTTGATTACGAAATTGTTTGTCCTGTTAGCGGTTCGAGGAATTGGACAGATGTCAGACAATTTAATCTTATGTTCAGCACCGATATGGGTTCTACGGCTGAAGGCACAACCAAAGTGTATTTGAGACCCGAAACTGCACAAGGAATTTTTGTAAATTATCTGAATGTACAGAAAACCGGTCGTATGAGAATACCTTTCGGTATTGCTCAAATTGGTAAGGCTTTCAGGAATGAAATTGTTGCCAGACAGTTTATTTTCCGTATGAGGGAGTTTGAACAAATGGAAATGCAATTCTTTGTCAGACCCGGCGAGGAAATGAAGTGGTTTGAATATTGGAAAGAGTTCAGAATGCGTTGGCACAAAGCACTAGGATTTGGTGACGAAAACTATCGTTACCACGACCACGAAAAATTGGCACACTACGCCAATGCTGCAACTGATATTGAGTACAGAATGCCTTTCGGTTTTAAAGAAGTTGAAGGTATTCATTCACGCACCGACTTTGACCTTGCAAGTCATGAAAAATATTCTGGGAAAAACATTAAATATTTTGACTCAGAGATTAACCAATCGTACGTACCGTACGTTGTTGAAACATCAATTGGTTTGGACAGAACTTTCTTAGCCATTATGTCGGCAGCATATACCGAAGAAGAAGTTGACGGAGAAATGAGAGTTGTGCTTAAAATTCCGCCTGCATTGGCTCCTAACAAAGTAGCTGTTCTTCCACTTGTCAGAAAAGACGGATTACCCGAAATAGCCGAAAAAGTTGTTAATTTGCTCAAATTCGACTTTAAAACCGATTACGACGAAAAAGATTCCATAGGTAAACGCTATCGCCGACAAGATGCCATCGGAACACCCTATTGCGTAACTATCGACCATCAAACTATTGACGATAATAAAGTTACCATTCGCGATAGAGACACTATGCAGCAAGAACGAGTTAGTATTGACGAATTACCCGAAATTATCGACAAGAAAGTTAGTATGAAGAACTTGTTTAGGCAAATAGTGATGTAG